A genomic window from Clostridium aceticum includes:
- a CDS encoding sensor domain-containing diguanylate cyclase, whose product MRRTKAIVSVVILAIILLLLLTKNFLKIDVDQGEVKKGEIIIERVEDDRAIALDGEWEFYWNQLIDPSEFTAIEETDIEYFTVPQLWKGGDYKGVPLSERGVATYRAYFQIDMSQLEENQWIAVKMPFVYSAYKLWLNGEVISTNGEIGLNREDEIPNRRPTVIMISPKKGMNEIVLQITNHHFYRGGISKSILIGEFDYLYHIREKQITLDIFMAGSFFISGILFLLLYFNRRKEKVILYFSFVCFIFLVRALITNEIYLVQVFKDFNWEIGNRIEAGFSYVGISMVLIFLGELYNNYFPVRYIKEWKVFAGSMLICIFFLPHEIYDKLMIYTNGVQTVYVVYLSVILIKNYDKSLIDFYVLLVGKIILVTLAIHDIIITYAVIDVSTKIHIGMYIYVFSLGYALILHLYREFGKVESLMIQNDRMLKEISKMNQGLEELVEKRTRELEATNKRLYELSMLDGLTRIPNRTSFNDKLEDYWHYALEEGLSLSIIFCDIDFFKNYNDNYGHIEGDRALQKIAYLLYKRVKQDDHGFIARYGGEEFVILYLNKDSKETYEVAEELRLLVKEIKISHEFSAIADTITISLGAISDIPDKQGQATDMLNQADQALYRAKQQGRNRTCMWNNYEYKGVENPKPENVL is encoded by the coding sequence ATGAGAAGGACTAAAGCAATAGTTAGTGTGGTTATTTTAGCTATTATACTTTTGTTATTATTGACAAAAAACTTTTTAAAAATTGATGTGGACCAAGGTGAAGTTAAAAAAGGAGAAATTATTATTGAGAGGGTTGAAGATGATCGTGCTATTGCCTTAGATGGAGAATGGGAGTTTTATTGGAACCAATTGATAGATCCTTCAGAATTTACAGCAATAGAGGAGACGGATATTGAGTACTTTACTGTGCCGCAGTTGTGGAAGGGAGGAGACTATAAAGGAGTACCATTAAGTGAAAGAGGTGTAGCTACCTACCGAGCATATTTCCAAATAGATATGAGCCAATTAGAAGAAAATCAATGGATTGCAGTAAAAATGCCTTTTGTTTATTCCGCCTATAAGCTATGGTTAAATGGAGAAGTGATTTCTACTAATGGGGAAATTGGATTAAACAGGGAAGATGAAATTCCTAATAGAAGACCTACAGTAATTATGATTTCTCCTAAAAAAGGTATGAATGAAATAGTCCTGCAGATAACGAATCATCATTTTTACAGAGGAGGCATATCTAAGTCTATATTAATAGGAGAATTTGATTATCTATATCATATTAGAGAAAAACAAATAACCTTAGATATTTTCATGGCAGGAAGCTTTTTTATATCAGGAATACTTTTTTTACTGTTGTATTTTAATAGAAGAAAAGAAAAGGTCATATTATATTTTTCTTTTGTATGCTTTATCTTCCTAGTGAGAGCATTAATTACCAATGAAATTTATCTTGTTCAAGTTTTCAAGGACTTTAATTGGGAAATTGGAAACAGAATAGAAGCAGGCTTTAGCTACGTTGGGATATCCATGGTTTTAATTTTCCTAGGAGAATTATATAACAATTACTTCCCAGTAAGATATATAAAAGAATGGAAAGTTTTTGCTGGCAGTATGCTGATCTGCATATTTTTCTTACCCCATGAGATATATGATAAACTAATGATTTATACGAATGGAGTACAAACCGTTTATGTAGTCTACCTGTCCGTAATATTAATAAAAAACTACGATAAATCTCTGATAGATTTCTATGTGTTACTGGTTGGCAAAATCATCTTAGTTACTTTGGCAATTCATGATATTATTATCACTTATGCTGTTATAGATGTGAGTACCAAAATACATATTGGTATGTATATCTATGTTTTCTCTTTAGGATATGCTTTAATATTACATCTTTATAGAGAATTTGGCAAAGTAGAAAGTTTAATGATTCAGAATGACAGGATGCTTAAAGAAATATCTAAAATGAATCAAGGTTTAGAGGAATTGGTTGAGAAAAGAACAAGGGAGCTTGAAGCTACTAATAAAAGATTGTATGAGCTTTCTATGTTGGATGGCCTCACAAGGATACCCAATAGGACAAGTTTCAATGACAAATTAGAGGATTATTGGCATTATGCACTTGAAGAAGGGTTAAGTTTATCCATTATCTTCTGTGATATTGATTTCTTTAAAAACTATAACGATAACTACGGACACATCGAAGGGGATAGAGCTCTGCAAAAAATAGCATATCTTCTTTATAAAAGAGTAAAACAAGATGATCATGGTTTTATTGCCAGATATGGAGGAGAAGAATTTGTTATACTTTACTTAAACAAAGATTCTAAGGAGACCTATGAAGTTGCAGAAGAACTAAGACTTCTTGTTAAAGAAATAAAGATTTCTCATGAGTTTTCTGCAATTGCTGATACAATAACTATAAGTTTAGGAGCCATTTCTGATATTCCTGATAAGCAAGGGCAGGCTACTGATATGTTAAATCAAGCAGATCAAGCACTATACAGAGCAAAGCAACAAGGTCGCAATAGAACCTGTATGTGGAATAATTATGAATATAAGGGTGTAGAGAACCCCAAGCCTGAAAATGTTTTGTAG
- a CDS encoding DUF2383 domain-containing protein — translation MDEPNVKTLNELLKGEHMAIESYESVLPTVENHKTREEINTILEDHKQHAMRITDRIISLGGIPEESTGIVGIMSQTKLRAEGILRSDKSMLTKLYDGEDQGIAMVEKIIQGDLDSTSSEMVQDILATDHDHLKKLQEMINSQS, via the coding sequence ATGGATGAGCCAAATGTAAAAACTTTAAATGAATTACTAAAAGGTGAACACATGGCTATAGAGAGCTATGAGAGTGTTTTACCTACAGTTGAAAATCATAAAACAAGAGAAGAAATTAATACTATTTTGGAGGATCATAAGCAGCATGCCATGAGAATAACAGATCGCATTATAAGTCTAGGTGGCATACCTGAGGAATCTACAGGCATTGTAGGGATTATGTCTCAAACCAAGCTCAGGGCTGAAGGTATTTTAAGAAGTGACAAAAGTATGCTAACAAAGCTGTACGATGGAGAAGATCAAGGAATTGCTATGGTAGAAAAAATTATTCAAGGAGACTTAGACTCCACTAGTTCAGAAATGGTTCAAGATATTTTAGCAACTGATCATGATCACTTAAAGAAATTGCAGGAAATGATTAATTCTCAAAGCTAA